Proteins encoded by one window of Sphingosinicella sp. BN140058:
- a CDS encoding HAD family hydrolase, whose translation MSRPLLITDCDEVLLNMISHFAEWLGEAHDLSFNLYTDSFQKAIRTASGEALPEEQIWPLLDGFFRTEMERQNIVPGAAEALAAIGEHADIVILTNVGDEHEAGRIEQLGRFEIRHRVLCNRGGKGRPVKELIEQMQPSAVVFVDDLAVHHESVATHAPEVWRLHMVGEPKLAAVVPPASHAHARIDDWSEAARWIAARFAEGPASLKEEQE comes from the coding sequence GTGAGCCGTCCCTTGCTGATCACCGACTGCGACGAAGTCCTGCTCAACATGATCTCCCACTTCGCGGAGTGGCTGGGCGAAGCGCACGATCTCTCCTTCAATCTCTATACGGACAGCTTCCAGAAGGCGATTCGCACCGCGTCGGGCGAGGCGCTGCCGGAGGAGCAGATCTGGCCGCTGCTGGACGGCTTCTTCCGCACCGAGATGGAGCGCCAGAATATCGTGCCCGGCGCCGCCGAGGCGCTGGCGGCGATCGGCGAGCATGCCGATATCGTCATCCTCACCAACGTCGGCGACGAGCATGAGGCGGGCCGGATCGAACAGCTCGGGCGATTCGAGATCCGCCATCGGGTGCTCTGCAACCGCGGCGGCAAAGGGCGGCCGGTGAAGGAGCTGATCGAGCAGATGCAGCCGTCGGCCGTGGTGTTCGTCGACGATCTCGCGGTTCACCACGAATCGGTCGCGACTCACGCTCCCGAAGTGTGGCGCCTGCATATGGTCGGCGAGCCCAAGCTCGCCGCCGTGGTCCCGCCTGCCTCGCATGCCCATGCGCGGATCGACGACTGGAGCGAAGCGGCACGCTGGATCGCTGCGCGCTTCGCGGAAGGCCCCGCATCGCTCAAAGAGGAACAGGAATGA
- a CDS encoding MarR family winged helix-turn-helix transcriptional regulator produces the protein MKALEVAHAIRTDCLCFRARRAARVITRAYDEALRPLGIQATQLTLMSAIAAAGESGQPMGRIADILAIDAATLSRNLKLLDKAGLVAISRHEGDRRVRIVRLTAEGDRVLRASYPLWQQAQAAVVASLGGADARDRLRRQLDEAAEAVQTAFDF, from the coding sequence ATGAAAGCTCTCGAGGTGGCGCATGCCATCCGCACCGATTGCCTGTGCTTCCGGGCACGCCGCGCAGCCCGGGTGATCACCCGGGCCTATGACGAGGCGCTGCGTCCGCTCGGTATTCAAGCGACTCAGCTCACCTTGATGAGTGCGATCGCCGCTGCGGGCGAGAGCGGGCAGCCGATGGGCCGGATCGCCGACATCCTGGCGATCGATGCCGCCACCTTGTCGCGCAATCTGAAGCTGCTCGACAAAGCGGGGCTGGTCGCGATCAGCCGCCATGAAGGGGACAGACGGGTTCGCATCGTGCGGCTCACAGCCGAGGGCGATCGGGTCCTTCGCGCATCATATCCCTTGTGGCAGCAGGCACAGGCCGCTGTGGTGGCAAGTCTGGGCGGCGCCGACGCGCGCGATCGACTGCGCCGCCAGCTGGACGAAGCCGCGGAGGCCGTCCAGACCGCCTTCGACTTCTAA
- a CDS encoding DUF3572 family protein, with protein MTIPDTNNPEALALAALGWALSDQPRAERLLALTGLTPQDLRERIDDPSLLAAVIGFLESHEPDLVACAEALGVSPAALVEAGRRLAS; from the coding sequence ATGACGATTCCCGACACAAACAATCCCGAAGCTCTTGCCCTTGCCGCACTCGGCTGGGCGCTGAGCGATCAGCCGCGTGCCGAGAGGCTGCTGGCGCTGACTGGCCTCACCCCGCAGGATCTGCGCGAACGAATCGATGATCCGAGCCTGCTTGCCGCAGTGATCGGCTTTCTCGAATCGCACGAGCCCGATCTCGTCGCCTGCGCCGAGGCGCTCGGCGTCTCGCCGGCCGCATTGGTCGAAGCCGGGCGGAGGCTCGCTTCGTGA
- a CDS encoding thioredoxin family protein — MERRIVSREQWLAERKAHLANEKALTRAYDRLMEERRTLPWVLVEQDYVFDSEAGPVRLADLFQGRSQLAVQHFMLPPGGEICPGCASTADLADPSRRHFEHADLSFAAVSRAPIAEIAAARRRMGWTFQWVSSAGSRFNYDYGVSWTPEQIAAGDAPYNYGSDTAPIEDLHGHSVFARDESGAIYHTYSTYARGAESVSGAFGWLDMAPKGRNEGDQIMSWLRRHDEYEDGAATHACCAAAQAAE; from the coding sequence ATGGAGAGACGGATTGTCAGCCGCGAACAATGGCTGGCGGAGCGTAAGGCGCACCTCGCCAACGAAAAGGCGCTGACCCGCGCCTACGACCGGCTGATGGAGGAGCGACGCACCCTTCCCTGGGTGCTGGTGGAACAGGATTATGTCTTCGATTCGGAGGCTGGCCCGGTTCGCCTCGCCGATCTGTTTCAGGGGCGCAGCCAATTGGCGGTACAGCATTTCATGCTTCCGCCCGGCGGCGAGATCTGCCCCGGCTGCGCATCGACGGCGGACCTCGCCGATCCGTCGCGGCGCCATTTCGAACATGCCGATCTGAGCTTCGCCGCCGTGTCGCGTGCGCCGATCGCGGAGATCGCCGCCGCCAGGCGCCGGATGGGCTGGACCTTCCAATGGGTGTCGTCCGCCGGATCGCGCTTCAACTACGATTATGGAGTGTCCTGGACACCCGAACAGATCGCCGCCGGCGACGCGCCGTACAATTATGGCTCCGACACGGCCCCGATCGAGGATCTGCACGGCCATAGCGTGTTCGCGCGCGACGAGAGCGGCGCGATCTACCACACCTATTCCACCTATGCCCGCGGCGCGGAGAGCGTCAGCGGCGCTTTCGGCTGGCTCGACATGGCGCCGAAGGGCCGCAACGAGGGCGACCAGATCATGAGCTGGCTGCGCCGCCACGACGAATATGAGGACGGGGCAGCAACCCACGCCTGCTGCGCCGCCGCCCAAGCCGCAGAATAG
- the rpmG gene encoding 50S ribosomal protein L33, whose protein sequence is MAKPTTVKIKLVSTADTGFFYVTKKNPRNITEKMTFRKYDPVARKHVEFKEAKIK, encoded by the coding sequence ATGGCCAAGCCGACAACCGTCAAGATCAAGCTCGTCAGCACTGCCGACACCGGCTTCTTCTACGTGACCAAGAAGAATCCGCGGAACATCACCGAGAAGATGACCTTCCGCAAGTACGACCCCGTCGCGCGCAAGCACGTCGAGTTCAAGGAAGCGAAGATCAAGTAA
- a CDS encoding glutathione S-transferase family protein, with amino-acid sequence MIEVTAFRWVPPFAAGLVRDLRVRWALEEAGLPYQAKLIGQGDQDSPAYRAIQPFGQVPVLEEDGLTLFESGAILLHIGERSETLLPKDPAARGHAIQWIFAALNSIEPHVQNLSLIDLFYANEEWAKLRRPGALQMVERRLDALAARLGSRDYLDSDRFTAGDLMMTTVLRLLRHTDLVEQRPALHAYQQRCESRSAFQKALADQIAPFAENAPVSEAAE; translated from the coding sequence ATGATCGAAGTCACCGCATTTCGCTGGGTACCGCCATTCGCCGCCGGGCTCGTCCGCGATCTCCGGGTCCGCTGGGCCCTGGAGGAAGCAGGACTCCCTTACCAAGCCAAGCTGATCGGCCAAGGCGATCAGGACAGCCCGGCCTACCGCGCGATCCAGCCGTTCGGGCAGGTTCCCGTGCTCGAGGAAGACGGCCTTACCCTGTTCGAATCGGGTGCGATCCTGCTCCACATCGGCGAACGCTCGGAGACGCTCCTGCCGAAGGATCCGGCGGCGCGCGGCCATGCCATCCAGTGGATCTTCGCGGCGCTCAACAGCATCGAGCCCCATGTCCAGAACCTGTCGCTGATCGATCTCTTCTACGCGAACGAGGAATGGGCGAAGCTCAGGCGGCCGGGCGCGTTGCAGATGGTGGAGCGCCGGCTCGATGCGCTCGCCGCGCGTCTGGGCAGCCGGGACTATCTCGACAGCGATCGCTTCACCGCGGGCGATCTGATGATGACGACGGTGCTCCGCCTCCTGCGCCACACCGATCTCGTCGAGCAGCGTCCCGCGCTCCACGCCTATCAGCAACGATGCGAATCACGCTCTGCCTTCCAGAAGGCACTGGCAGACCAGATCGCGCCGTTCGCCGAAAACGCACCGGTTTCCGAAGCCGCCGAGTAG